gaccgtttgtgtttggtagacgttggtttacttgctgcttgtgtattttgtgacggcttttgttccttcactgactgcgtgttttgcaagttctccaggcaagagaagacgtactgcggtttgaatttcacgagaagagatggtcgactttttgttttgaagagccaaacgcgaagcttcggaagcaatgcgctcaaagatgtcgttgacaaatgagttcatgatggtCATAGCTtggcttgaaactccgacatctgggtgaacttgtttcaaaacattgtagatgtaaatagcataactttcctttctctttctcttgcgtttcttttcaccagttccaccaatctttcctccttttttgccggctcttttttcacctttcttggctactttaggtgcctgttttcctcctttagctgctgcgtcagacatggttaaaaatttttgctacttaacttgtaaataagcattaaactgcaagtcaaaactttttgtttataagtaaaaaaatcggatcgaattcgatccgaaaacgccgatacgcaatttaattggttaaaaaaaaaatcttttgtttaatacttaattatgattggttaaaaaaacatgatttcgatcctatttttatgatgaaaaaacgagtaaagtttatttcgttaacacttacgttaaatattcgtacgtttttgtattaacttacaaatcaaatcgcagttatgtctggacgtggaaaaggtggaaaagctaaggctaaagccaagacaagatcctcaagagctggacttcaatttccagtcggtagagtgcatagattccttcgtagagggcactatgctaaccgaattggatctggagcaccagtttacttagcagccgtcttggaatatttatctgctgagatattggagttggctggtaacgcagcaagagacaacaaaaaagctaggattattccaagacatttacaattggctgttcgtaatgatgaagaattaaacaaacttttgagcggtgtaaccattgcagctggtggtgttttgccaaacattcaagctgtcttactcccaaagaagaacgacaaaggacagaagaagtaaaccgctacactcagaaaacaacggctatttttatagccacacatctttaaaaaaacattgtttttttcacaaaactataaccttaaagtctaatagataatccatgcatacgccttgtcctaagtaactcaaagaaattaaataaaaaaatttgatcacaacgtcaaaataaattgcacgtatttgcacctactaatgtctacggccataccacgatgaacacacccgttctcgtctgatcacggaagttaagcatcgtcgggccgggatagtacttggatgggggaccgcctgggaactcccggtgtcgtaggcttttcattttcatttgctgtgatatatttcttgttataacaattaaggaacgtggcggttgttgaaagtgtttcctatgacattttcctacgacattttcaggtgatagtacgagaaaaaagagctttcaaatgcatacaaactcgatctattgccgatcatccaataaccctgacggaatggcaaataaaataaaattccgccgccttccgaggacttatatcgcaatcacgtttcgtaacagccaagcgaggttttaccttagcgtttaagtcaccaccgacatttggccgcgcaacttttctaagctcattcattttgacttaaggagggggcgagcgcggacgcaggcccccactaccagaaattgtacggtcgagttactgacgtttgcagtaatcgcagaggtcagcccaagcgtagtgcaatgcaagagcctcactctggaagaaaaccctcattgatcagtctttacttccccgtcaggtaagtatgagttggaactgcaccgtagcatgagggtacccttcaaagtttattaatgcttgtggcttgagtgtgttataaactgccgtgtcgcggggcataggctgtattctcccccagtgtacgcgttttgttcccgccgtagactatgcagagtgccgtcggaaagaggactgctattattcttttattgcttatgtgggccgccatcggtaatagtgcaacaccaaggcaacccgtggtcacggcgtgaatgaatccacctccatgacccaaggccaaaaatcagattaatatactgaccattcagagaatggcctaccagatattaaactgataagaacagatactacacttgatcttagccattaggccgagaagcgataaagaacaagcgttgccatgataggcatcgtccacacaccgtaactgcttgtggagcatgtcacgttactgtaaagcttacaactgtcaccgcgtacggatggacggcgacatagtaaaaatcacggctgttgatttagccgtaggatggagagcgactgtagcgagtggatggtaacttacatgaatgctaacaaaggcgacgatactaagtgcgtgatattactttccaatatgtctgcgtacattccgtttatcaacgcattacgccagaacgtgcgcgcgcgttacacagtagaccatgcagccgaaatgcgacagtgcgaccctgccaggagtcgaacctggaatcccctgattcgtagtcagatgccttatccattgggccacagggccatgcttatgacttcgccccatcgtcattttggcttgcgcattcgttttacttacgacagaattcttcgtgtttgtagccatgaaagaaagggacttctgtgagtgaatttttttactgtggtctaataaaaaagtcgaaacgcagtgcccaatatatgaattgctcctaatagccggaaacaggccgtgtcgatgatgtaggccgacatacgcaacgcaaaccaaagaacgctttatgaaaatcctaacacgagcgcggaagaagcccaaattaacagactagatgtaatgctgaagacctcaaactccagcagcttctcttgcagactattgcgtcgtactacaaataaaaattaacatgctttcgcatagtcgcggcacccaaaacggacattatacgatgtacagaaacacacatttctgttttcgcgccaaatcaattcccgggagtggtacttttacgtccgcatacttcgcaccgtcttaaattatatctcatttacacggtaatgtttagtatacttctactgtgataacaagcatcgtttatcgttggattgttgtaagaaaacattaaaaatgagtgaagcagcttctccaaagaaaatcgcacccaagaagaaacctgctgcaaagaagacagctgatcaccctaaatatgtggacatgatcaaggctgctatcgctaccctaaaggaacgcggtggttcatctcgccaagctattacaaaatatattcatgcaaattacaaagttgctgaaaactcagatcatcatctgaaaatggctcttaaacgaggagtaacatcaggcgatttgattcaaactaaaggcactggtgcttctggatcattcaagctaggtcaggtaaaaaaagaaaaacctaagaaaaaggccgcagcaaaaaagccaacggcaaagaagcctactgcaaagaaaagtacaccaaaaaagaagccagcaaagaagagcacgccaaagaaagcagcaaagaagcctgccacaaagaaagcctcggctaagaaaccagcagctaagaaacccacaaagaagcctgttgctaaaaaacctgcagcaaagaaggtcaaaaagactcccaaaaaggcagcaaagaagaccgcaaaaaaataatttgtgtgtatctggctattacattaacaaacggctatttttatagccacacatttacaaaaaaacattatcttggtacaaagttaaacttgtttaagtcacttaaacagttaaaaaagagtaaatttaagattagattccctaagtttaagtattttcgtttttaaatttcttattttcttgcttttacttttcttgcccttcatatttttaacattgtcaaactttatgtagcataaaatttttatgtagcataaaatttaaacagaaagcaggacaaagtttgatataaaaagctagccgtaatattttttatggatgtgtggctataaaaatagccgttttttgtttggtaagatgcttaggcacgttccccacgaattcttcttgccaactggatgtctttaggcatgattgtaactcgttttgcgtgaatggcacacaagttagtatcctcgaacaagccaacaaggtacgcttcagaagcctcttgcagagccataacggctgtgctctggaatcgcagatctgttttgaagtcctgagcaatttctcgcacaagacgctggaaaggcaacttgcggatcaagagctcggttgacttctggtatcttctgatttctctgagagcaactgtaccaggtctgtaacgatgtggttttttcactcctccagtagctggtgcgcttttcctcgcagctttagtggcgagttgttttcgtggagcctttcctccagtagatttacgtgcagtttgctttgtacgagccatattttaagaagtcgatgtagtacggatacacaagacggtctaaaatgcactatcgcgccaaagttttatttctcatattgattgacagctaaggttcaaaacaaaccatttgattggtgctaagaaagtaatttctgattggctgcataatgacattacgctcattac
This is a stretch of genomic DNA from Hydractinia symbiolongicarpus strain clone_291-10 chromosome 9, HSymV2.1, whole genome shotgun sequence. It encodes these proteins:
- the LOC130657224 gene encoding late histone H2B.L4-like; protein product: MSDAAAKGGKQAPKVAKKGEKRAGKKGGKIGGTGEKKRKRKRKESYAIYIYNVLKQVHPDVGVSSQAMTIMNSFVNDIFERIASEASRLALQNKKSTISSREIQTAVRLLLPGELAKHAVSEGTKAVTKYTSSK